One Brassica napus cultivar Da-Ae chromosome A1, Da-Ae, whole genome shotgun sequence genomic region harbors:
- the LOC106375538 gene encoding myosin-binding protein 7-like, giving the protein MLERSHSLRIPGAETLDLRIALYEHKEVIERLQDELNAEREASSTSASEALSMILRLQGEKAELAREAAQYKRIAQEEMSHAEMWFAHLEDFIHQKENVITALEYQVEAYRSQLLSLGYSDLNSLDVKLQENDVRSQIPFPELVNDLSIPVEKEVIEESVDTQKSYFDVYWDHIKKLDEKVKELKTEDGLMMKVAKQTKMKKKSTKQTRDRSGKRDRAEYQSEMQRLRERVEQLEKEKTKTEPETSGVILMEMKEEVSFVHSSEVKSSNTMENLQPWIDPAIVSVQEAMLNFWL; this is encoded by the exons ATGCTTGAGCGAAGCCACAGCTTGAGAATACCTGGAGCTGAGACACTTGATCTAAGAATCGCTCTTTACGAGCACAAAGAAGTAATTGAGAGGCTACAAGATGAGTTAAACGCAGAGAGGGAGGCATCTTCCACGTCAGCAAGCGAGGCCTTGTCAATGATTCTTAGGTTACAAGGAGAGAAAGCTGAGCTGGCCAGGGAAGCTGCACAGTACAAGAGGATAGCCCAAGAAGAGATGTCTCACGCCGAGATGTGGTTTGCGCATTTAGAAGATTTCATTCACCAGAAAGAGAATGTAATCACTGCGCTTGAGTACCAAGTGGAGGCTTATAGAAGCCAGCTTTTGAGCTTGGGGTATAGTGACTTGAATAGCTTAGATGTTAAGCTCCAAGAGAATGATGTTAGATCTCAAATACCCTTTCCAGAATTGGTTAATGATCTTTCTATTCCAGTGGAGAAGGAAGTTATTGAGGAGAGCGTGGATACACAGAAGAGTTACTTTGATGTGTACTGGGACCATATCAAGAAGCTGGATGAGAAAGTGAAAGAGCTTAAAACTGAGGACGGTCTGATGATGAAGGTTGCTAAgcagacaaaaatgaaaaagaaatcaACTAAACAGACAAGAGACAGAAGCGGCAAGAGAGACCGTGCAGAGTATCAATCTGAAATGCAGCGGTTGAGAGAAAGAGTAGAGCAGCTTGAGAAGGAAAAAACTAAGACAGAACCTGAAACTAGTGGAGTGATACTCATGGAAATGAAGGAGGAGGTAAGTTTTGTGCACTCATCTGAAGTGAAGAGTTCTAATACAATGGAGAATTTACAACCATGGATCGATCCAGCCATTGTTTCCGTTCAAGAG GCAATGCTTAATTTCTGGCTGtga
- the LOC106375459 gene encoding pentatricopeptide repeat-containing protein At4g30825, chloroplastic-like, translated as MGSLRLSIPLDPFDSKRFHLSASRTFIIGSPINVSKIRVARLDTEADNAIDSHSDSPSGGGRSWSSKLKGGNRGIKKDVARKFTFRRGESNDLDLEIEGLFVNNDVNYSALKPGLSLDHYNAILKHLESCSDTNALKFFDWMRCKRKLEGNTGAYSLILRVLARREEWDRAEDLIKELCGSQSLQKSFQVFNTVIYACSKKGNVKLTSKWFHMMLELGVRPNVATIGMLMGLYQKNWNVDEAEFAFSHMRMFGIVCESAYSAMITIYTRLRLYGKAEEVIELMKEDRVRMKLENWLVMLNAYSQQGKMEQAESVLISMEASGGFAPNVIAYNTLITGYGKVSKMEAAESLFRRFFDLGMKPDETTYRSMVEGWGRADSYEQAKRYYQEMKRLGYKPNSSNLFTLINLQAKYGDNEGAVKTIEDMVSTGCQYPSILGIVLQAYEKAGKIDAVPYVLKGSFHNHIRSNQTSFSILAMAYIKHGMVDECLALLREKKWRDSAFESHLYHLLICSCKESGRLDDAVKIYNHTMEYNLHITSTMIDIYTSMGEFSEAEKLYSKMKSSGVVLDRIGYSIVMRMYMKAGSLEEACSVLKIMNEQKDIVPDVFMFRDMLRIYQKCGLQEKLEELYYRIRKSGIHWDQEMYNCVINCCARALPLDELSRTFEEMIRCGFRPNTVTFNVLLDVYGKAKRFKKVNEVFLLAKRHGVVDVISYNTVIAAYGHNRDFENMSTAIRNMQFDGFSVSLEAYNSMLDAYGKDKQMEKFRSILKRMKNSAGKTDRYTYNIMINIYGEQGWIDEVADVLRELKESGLGPDLCSYNTLIKAYGIGGMVEEAVGLVREMRVSGITPDKVTYTNLVTALRRNDEFLEAIKWSLWMKQMGI; from the coding sequence ATGGGTTCGTTGAGACTGTCCATTCCATTGGACCCTTTCGACTCAAAAAGGTTTCATCTTTCCGCCTCTAGAACCTTCATCATCGGTTCTCCGATCAATGTCAGTAAAATTAGAGTCGCCCGTCTCGATACCGAGGCTGACAACGCCATTGATTCTCATTCTGATTCTCCTAGTGGTGGTGGGAGAAGCTGGAGTTCTAAATTGAAAGGTGGAAACAGAGGGATAAAGAAAGACGTAGCTCGAAAGTTCACCTTCAGAAGAGGAGAAAGCAATGATCTTGACCTTGAGATTGAGGGTTTGTTTGTGAACAACGATGTTAACTACTCTGCTTTAAAGCCAGGTTTGAGTTTAGACCATTACAACGCTATACTGAAACATCTTGAGAGTTGCAGTGACACTAATGCCCTCAAGTTCTTTGACTGGATGAGATGTAAACGCAAGTTAGAAGGTAACACTGGAGCTTACAGTTTGATTCTCAGAGTTTTAGCGAGGAGAGAAGAATGGGACCGAGCCGAGGATCTCATCAAAGAGCTCTGTGGATCTCAGAGCTTGCAGAAGAGCTTTCAAGTCTTCAACACTGTTATATACGCCTGTTCTAAAAAAGGGAACGTGAAGCTAACTTCAAAGTGGTTTCATATGATGTTGGAGTTAGGTGTTCGACCAAACGTGGCTACAATAGGTATGCTCATGGGTCTTTACCAAAAGAACTGGAACGTGGACGAAGCTGAGTTCGCATTCTCTCATATGAGGATGTTTGGGATTGTCTGTGAGTCTGCTTACTCAGCGATGATAACTATCTACACTCGTTTGAGACTGTACGGTAAAGCAGAGGAAGTTATAGAGTTGATGAAAGAGGATAGAGTGAGGATGAAGCTAGAGAATTGGTTGGTGATGCTCAATGCTTATAGTCAGCAAGGGAAGATGGAGCAAGCTGAGTCTGTGTTGATCTCTATGGAAGCATCAGGAGGCTTTGCTCCTAATGTCATTGCGTACAATACTCTCATCACTGGTTATGGTAAGGTTTCCAAAATGGAAGCTGCGGAGAGTTTGTTCCGCCGCTTCTTTGATCTTGGGATGAAGCCAGATGAGACTACTTACAGGTCGATGGTCGAAGGTTGGGGCCGTGCTGACAGTTATGAACAAGCTAAACGTTACTATCAAGAGATGAAGAGGTTGGGGTATAAACCAAACTCATCAAATCTCTTTACTTTGATCAATCTCCAGGCTAAGTATGGAGACAACGAAGGTGCTGTCAAGACTATTGAAGATATGGTCAGTACCGGATGCCAATATCCTTCCATCCTCGGCATCGTTCTGCAGGCTTATGAGAAGGCTGGGAAGATTGATGCGGTCCCTTACGTTCTCAAAGGCTCTTTCCATAACCATATCCGTTCAAACCAGACTTCTTTCTCGATTCTAGCTATGGCTTACATCAAACACGGCATGGTTGACGAGTGCTTGGCCTTGCTGCGAGAGAAGAAATGGAGAGACTCGGCGTTTGAGTCTCACTTGTACCATCTCTTGATTTGCTCTTGCAAAGAATCTGGTCGGCTTGACGATGCTGTGAAGATATACAATCATACTATGGAGTATAATCTTCATATAACGTCCACGATGATTGATATCTACACTTCGATGGGGGAGTTTAGTGAAGCGGAGAAGCTTTATTCGAAGATGAAATCCTCTGGAGTTGTGCTGGACAGGATTGGATACAGCATTGTTATGCGGATGTACATGAAGGCAGGATCCTTGGAAGAGGCTTGCTCTGTGTTAAAGATCATGAATGAGCAGAAAGACATTGTTCCTGATGTGTTCATGTTTCGAGATATGCTTAGGATATATCAGAAGTGTGGTCTTCAGGAGAAGCTCGAGGAGTTATACTACAGGATCCGAAAGAGCGGGATCCATTGGGATCAGGAGATGTACAACTGCGTTATAAACTGCTGCGCGCGTGCTCTTCCTCTTGATGAACTCTCGAGAACTTTCGAGGAGATGATTCGCTGCGGGTTTAGGCCTAACACAGTCACGTTCAACGTCCTCCTCGATGTTTATGGTAAAGCCAAGCGCTTCAAAAAGGTCAACGAGGTGTTCTTGCTGGCGAAACGACACGGAGTTGTGGATGTGATCTCTTACAACACCGTTATAGCCGCGTATGGACACAACAGGGACTTCGAAAACATGTCCACGGCGATTAGGAACATGCAGTTCGACGGGTTCTCTGTGTCTCTCGAGGCTTATAACTCTATGCTGGATGCGTATGGGAAAGACAAACAGATGGAGAAGTTCAGAAGCATCTTGAAGAGGATGAAGAACTCTGCTGGTAAAACGGATCGTTATACGTATAACATTATGATCAATATCTATGGAGAGCAAGGGTGGATCGATGAAGTGGCGGATGTGCTGAGAGAGCTGAAAGAATCTGGACTTGGTCCTGACTTGTGTAGCTACAACACGCTGATAAAGGCTTATGGTATAGGTGGGATGGTTGAAGAAGCTGTTGGGTTGGTGAGAGAGATGAGGGTGAGTGGGATAACGCCTGATAAAGTTACTTACACCAATTTGGTCACAGCTTTGCGCAGGAACGATGAGTTTCTTGAGGCTATTAAATGGTCCTTGTGGATGAAGCAAATGGGTATATAA
- the LOC111205375 gene encoding serine carboxypeptidase-like 29 isoform X2: MAKTRESCFVNALLAIAVLAIAHFCNCESVLYEKEQAKVSKLPGQNFNVNFAHYSGFVTTNEKLGRALFYWLIEAAEDPASKPLVLWLNGGPGCSSVGFGEAEEIGPFHIKPDGKTLYLNQYSWNQAANILFLDAPVGVGFSYSNTSSDLLTNGDKRTAQDSLTFLLKWVERYPEYKGREFYIVGESYAGHYIPQLSQAIVRHNQASGENTINLKGYMVGNGLMDDRQDQLGLFQYIWTLGFISDQTYTLLKLQCGLEPFIHSSEACNNALEISYKEMGNIDHYSVFTPACVASASQSRMLLKRRPVNSRVSEQYDPCTEKHSKVYFNLPEVQRALHVPPEVAPSKWDTCNYVVNENWNDCASSVLDIYHELIAAGIRIWVFSGDADAVVPVTSTRYSIDALNLSTTSPYGPWYIDGQVGGWSQQYAGLNFVIVRGSGHEVALHRPKEALALFKAFISGTPLTHVEF, translated from the exons ATGGCTAAAACCAGAGAGTCTTGTTTCGTCAACGCTCTCTTAGCAATCGCTGTTCTAGCGATTGCCCATTTCTGCAACTGTGAATCTGTCTTATATGAGAAAGAACAGGCTAAGGTCTCCAAGTTGCCCGGTCAGAACTTCAATGTAAATTTTGCTCACTATTCTGGATTCGTTACAACGAATGAGAAGCTGGGAAGAGCCCTCTTCTACTGGCTAATTGAAGCTGCTGAAGATCCTGCGTCTAAGCCTCTTGTTCTATGGCTCAATGGAG GACCAGGATGTTCATCAGTTGGATTTGGTGAAGCTGAAGAGATAGGACCATTTCACATTAAGCCAGATGGGAAGACTCTTTACCTTAATCAATATTCTTGGAACCAAG CTGCGAATATATTGTTCCTTGATGCACCTGTTGGAGTTGGTTTTTCATACTCAAACACTTCATCTGATTTGCTTACCAATGGTGATAAGAGAACTG CACAAGACTCGCTTACATTTCTGCTGAAATGGGTTGAGAGATATCCGGAGTACAAAGGAAGAGAGTTTTATATAGTTGGGGAGAGCTATGCAG GTCATTACATTCCTCAGCTGAGCCAAGCCATTGTAAGACATAACCAAGCTTCTGGCGAAAACACAATCAACCTGAAGGGTTACATG GTAGGAAATGGGTTGATGGATGATCGCCAAGACCAGCTCGGTCTTTTCCAGTATATTTGGACGTTGGGTTTCATCTCCGACCAAACATACACCTTACTGAAACTCCAGTGTGGTTTGGAACCCTTTATTCACTCCTCTGAAGCCTGCAATAACGCTCTGGAGATATCCTACAAGGAAATGGGTAACATAGACCACTACAGTGTCTTCACACCGGCCTGTGTTGCAAGTGCTTCCCAGTCAAGAATGCTCCTAAAGAGAAGACCA gtGAATAGCCGTGTGAGTGAACAATATGATCCTTGCACGGAGAAACACTCCAAAGTGTATTTCAATCTTCCAGAGGTTCAAAGAGCTCTCCATGTCCCACCAGAAGTTGCACCATCCAAATGGGATACTTGCAA TTATGTGGTGAATGAAAACTGGAACGACTGTGCTTCCTCGGTTCTAGACATTTACCACGAGCTTATAGCTGCTGGGATTCGTATATGGGTTTTCAG TGGAGATGCAGATGCTGTTGTACCAGTCACATCAACCCGGTACAGCATAGATGCTCTAAACCTTAGTACAACTAGTCCCTATGGCCCTTGGTACATAGACGGACAG GTGGGAGGGTGGAGTCAGCAGTATGCTGGTCTAAACTTTGTGATTGTGAGAGGATCAGGGCATGAAGTTGCTTTGCACAGACCAAAGGAGGCTCTTGCGCTCTTCAAGGCTTTTATATCTGGAACTCCACTGACTCATGTTGAGTTTTGA
- the LOC111205375 gene encoding serine carboxypeptidase-like 29 isoform X3, protein MIFVSSLVSTYQTTMAKTRRSCFVYAILAIAHLCNCEAILSQKEQDKVSQLPGQNFNVNFAHYSGFVTTNEKMGRALFYWLFEAAEDPAYKPLVLWLNGGPGCSSVGFGEAEEIGPFHIKSDGKTLYLNQHSWNQAANILFLDAPVGVGYSYSNTSSDLLTNGDKRTAQDSLTFLLKWVERYPEYKGREFYIVGESYAGHYIPQLSQAIVKHNQASGENTINLKGYMVGNGLMDDIQDRLGLFQYMWSLGFISDQTYTLLKLKCGSEPFMIPFIYATEACKKVLKIADKEMGNIDRYSVFTPACVVTNSSQSSMLLNKKRPFVSDLSRVYDPCTKKHSKVYFNLPKVQKALHVPPKVAPSKWDTCSKVVGEHWKDSPSSVLDIYHELRATLLQGLLVES, encoded by the exons ATGATCTTCGTTAGCTCTCTGGTGTCAACATACCAAACAACAATGGCTAAAACCAGAAGGTCTTGTTTCGTCTACGCTATTCTAGCGATTGCCCATTTATGTAACTGTGAAGCCATCTTGTCTCAGAAAGAACAGGACAAGGTCTCGCAGTTGCCTGGTCAAAATTTCAATGTTAACTTTGCTCACTATTCTGGGTTCGTTACGACTAATGAGAAAATGGGAAGAGCGCTCTTCTACTGGCTCTTTGAAGCTGCTGAAGATCCTGCGTATAAGCCTCTCGTTCTCTGGCTCAATGGAG GACCAGGATGTTCATCGGTTGGATTTGGCGAAGCAGAAGAGATAGGGCCCTTTCACATTAAGTCTGATGGGAAGACTCTTTACCTTAATCAACATTCTTGGAACCAAG CTGCGAATATTTTGTTCCTTGATGCACCGGTTGGAGTTGGTTATTCATACTCAAACACCTCGTCTGATTTGCTTACAAATGGTGATAAGAGAACtg CACAAGACTCACTAACATTTTTACTGAAGTGGGTTGAGCGATATCCGGAATACAAAGGAAGAGAGTTTTATATAGTTGGGGAGAGCTATGCAG GGCATTACATTCCTCAGCTGAGTCAAGCCATTGTAAAACATAACCAAGCTTCTGGTGAAAACACTATTAATCTGAAAGGTTACATG GTAGGAAATGGGCTTATGGATGATATCCAGGATAGGCTCGGTCTTTTCCAATATATGTGGTCGTTGGGGTTTATCTCCGACCAAACATACACCTTACTGAAACTTAAGTGTGGTTCGGAACCATTTATGATACCATTTATTTACGCCACTGAAGCGTGTAAAAAGGTTCTAAAGATAGCCGACAAGGAAATGGGTAACATAGACCGTTACAGTGTCTTTACACCGGCCTGTGTTGTTACAAATTCTTCCCAGTCAAGTATGTTGCTAAATAAAAAAAGACCATTTGTAAGTGATCTTAGCCGCGTGTATGATCCTTGCACGAAGAAACACTCCAAAGTGTATTTCAATCTTCCAAAGGTTCAAAAAGCCCTCCATGTCCCACCAAAAGTCGCACCATCCAAATGGGATACTTGCAG TAAAGTCGTGGGTGAACACTGGAAAGATAGTCCTTCCTCGGTTCTAGACATTTACCACGAGCTTAGAGCAACATTATTGCAAGGACTTTTAGTTGAGTCttag
- the LOC111205375 gene encoding serine carboxypeptidase-like 29 isoform X4, protein MAKTRESCFVNALLAIAVLAIAHFCNCESVLYEKEQAKVSKLPGQNFNVNFAHYSGFVTTNEKLGRALFYWLIEAAEDPASKPLVLWLNGGPGCSSVGFGEAEEIGPFHIKSDGKTLYLNQHSWNQAANILFLDAPVGVGYSYSNTSSDLLTNGDKRTAQDSLTFLLKWVERYPEYKGREFYIVGESYAGHYIPQLSQAIVKHNQASGENTINLKGYMVGNGLMDDIQDRLGLFQYMWSLGFISDQTYTLLKLKCGSEPFMIPFIYATEACKKVLKIADKEMGNIDRYSVFTPACVVTNSSQSSMLLNKKRPFVSDLSRVYDPCTKKHSKVYFNLPKVQKALHVPPKVAPSKWDTCSKVVGEHWKDSPSSVLDIYHELRATLLQGLLVES, encoded by the exons ATGGCTAAAACCAGAGAGTCTTGTTTCGTCAACGCTCTCTTAGCAATCGCTGTTCTAGCGATTGCCCATTTCTGCAACTGTGAATCTGTCTTATATGAGAAAGAACAGGCTAAGGTCTCCAAGTTGCCCGGTCAGAACTTCAATGTAAATTTTGCTCACTATTCTGGATTCGTTACAACGAATGAGAAGCTGGGAAGAGCCCTCTTCTACTGGCTAATTGAAGCTGCTGAAGATCCTGCGTCTAAGCCTCTTGTTCTATGGCTCAATGGAG GACCAGGATGTTCATCGGTTGGATTTGGCGAAGCAGAAGAGATAGGGCCCTTTCACATTAAGTCTGATGGGAAGACTCTTTACCTTAATCAACATTCTTGGAACCAAG CTGCGAATATTTTGTTCCTTGATGCACCGGTTGGAGTTGGTTATTCATACTCAAACACCTCGTCTGATTTGCTTACAAATGGTGATAAGAGAACtg CACAAGACTCACTAACATTTTTACTGAAGTGGGTTGAGCGATATCCGGAATACAAAGGAAGAGAGTTTTATATAGTTGGGGAGAGCTATGCAG GGCATTACATTCCTCAGCTGAGTCAAGCCATTGTAAAACATAACCAAGCTTCTGGTGAAAACACTATTAATCTGAAAGGTTACATG GTAGGAAATGGGCTTATGGATGATATCCAGGATAGGCTCGGTCTTTTCCAATATATGTGGTCGTTGGGGTTTATCTCCGACCAAACATACACCTTACTGAAACTTAAGTGTGGTTCGGAACCATTTATGATACCATTTATTTACGCCACTGAAGCGTGTAAAAAGGTTCTAAAGATAGCCGACAAGGAAATGGGTAACATAGACCGTTACAGTGTCTTTACACCGGCCTGTGTTGTTACAAATTCTTCCCAGTCAAGTATGTTGCTAAATAAAAAAAGACCATTTGTAAGTGATCTTAGCCGCGTGTATGATCCTTGCACGAAGAAACACTCCAAAGTGTATTTCAATCTTCCAAAGGTTCAAAAAGCCCTCCATGTCCCACCAAAAGTCGCACCATCCAAATGGGATACTTGCAG TAAAGTCGTGGGTGAACACTGGAAAGATAGTCCTTCCTCGGTTCTAGACATTTACCACGAGCTTAGAGCAACATTATTGCAAGGACTTTTAGTTGAGTCttag
- the LOC111205375 gene encoding serine carboxypeptidase-like 29 isoform X1, which yields MAKTRESCFVNALLAIAVLAIAHFCNCESVLYEKEQAKVSKLPGQNFNVNFAHYSGFVTTNEKLGRALFYWLIEAAEDPASKPLVLWLNGGPGCSSVGFGEAEEIGPFHIKPDGKTLYLNQYSWNQAANILFLDAPVGVGFSYSNTSSDLLTNGDKRTAQDSLTFLLKWVERYPEYKGREFYIVGESYAGHYIPQLSQAIVRHNQASGENTINLKGYMVGNGLMDDRQDQLGLFQYIWTLGFISDQTYTLLKLQCGLEPFIHSSEACNNALEISYKEMGNIDHYSVFTPACVASASQSRMLLKRRPVNSRVSEQYDPCTEKHSKVYFNLPEVQRALHVPPEVAPSKWDTCNYVVNENWNDCASSVLDIYHELIAAGIRIWVFSGDADAVVPVTSTRYSIDALNLSTTSPYGPWYIDGQVGGWTQQYAGLNFVTVRGAGHEVPLHRPKEALALFKAFISGTPLLSTPEKSIRSEMSELVSDS from the exons ATGGCTAAAACCAGAGAGTCTTGTTTCGTCAACGCTCTCTTAGCAATCGCTGTTCTAGCGATTGCCCATTTCTGCAACTGTGAATCTGTCTTATATGAGAAAGAACAGGCTAAGGTCTCCAAGTTGCCCGGTCAGAACTTCAATGTAAATTTTGCTCACTATTCTGGATTCGTTACAACGAATGAGAAGCTGGGAAGAGCCCTCTTCTACTGGCTAATTGAAGCTGCTGAAGATCCTGCGTCTAAGCCTCTTGTTCTATGGCTCAATGGAG GACCAGGATGTTCATCAGTTGGATTTGGTGAAGCTGAAGAGATAGGACCATTTCACATTAAGCCAGATGGGAAGACTCTTTACCTTAATCAATATTCTTGGAACCAAG CTGCGAATATATTGTTCCTTGATGCACCTGTTGGAGTTGGTTTTTCATACTCAAACACTTCATCTGATTTGCTTACCAATGGTGATAAGAGAACTG CACAAGACTCGCTTACATTTCTGCTGAAATGGGTTGAGAGATATCCGGAGTACAAAGGAAGAGAGTTTTATATAGTTGGGGAGAGCTATGCAG GTCATTACATTCCTCAGCTGAGCCAAGCCATTGTAAGACATAACCAAGCTTCTGGCGAAAACACAATCAACCTGAAGGGTTACATG GTAGGAAATGGGTTGATGGATGATCGCCAAGACCAGCTCGGTCTTTTCCAGTATATTTGGACGTTGGGTTTCATCTCCGACCAAACATACACCTTACTGAAACTCCAGTGTGGTTTGGAACCCTTTATTCACTCCTCTGAAGCCTGCAATAACGCTCTGGAGATATCCTACAAGGAAATGGGTAACATAGACCACTACAGTGTCTTCACACCGGCCTGTGTTGCAAGTGCTTCCCAGTCAAGAATGCTCCTAAAGAGAAGACCA gtGAATAGCCGTGTGAGTGAACAATATGATCCTTGCACGGAGAAACACTCCAAAGTGTATTTCAATCTTCCAGAGGTTCAAAGAGCTCTCCATGTCCCACCAGAAGTTGCACCATCCAAATGGGATACTTGCAA TTATGTGGTGAATGAAAACTGGAACGACTGTGCTTCCTCGGTTCTAGACATTTACCACGAGCTTATAGCTGCTGGGATTCGTATATGGGTTTTCAG TGGAGATGCAGATGCTGTTGTACCAGTCACATCAACCCGGTACAGCATAGATGCTCTAAACCTTAGTACAACTAGTCCCTATGGCCCTTGGTACATAGACGGACAG GTGGGAGGGTGGACTCAGCAGTATGCAGGTCTAAACTTTGTGACTGTGAGAGGCGCAGGACATGAAGTTCCTTTGCACAGACCAAAGGAGGCACTTGCGCTCTTCAAGGCTTTTATTTCTGGAACTCCATTGTTGTCCACACCGGAGAAGAGCATCAGGAGCGAGATGTCTGAACTCGTTAGTGACTCATGA